A section of the Nocardioides oleivorans genome encodes:
- a CDS encoding tRNA (cytidine(34)-2'-O)-methyltransferase has product MIHVMFLEPRIPPNTGNAIRMVAATGATLHLVEPLGFDLSEPRLRRAGLDYHDLASVSVHADLDAALSSPELAGSRVYAFTAHATRWHTDVDYHPDDVLLFGPEPTGLSPAVLDHERVTDRLRIPMMAGRRSLNLSNSAAVATYEAWRQRGFPGAQ; this is encoded by the coding sequence GTGATCCACGTGATGTTCCTCGAGCCCCGGATCCCGCCCAACACGGGCAACGCGATCCGGATGGTGGCCGCGACCGGCGCCACCCTGCACCTCGTCGAGCCGCTCGGCTTCGACCTGTCCGAGCCCAGGCTGAGGCGCGCCGGGCTCGACTACCACGACCTCGCGTCGGTGTCGGTCCACGCCGATCTCGACGCGGCGCTGTCCAGTCCTGAGCTGGCCGGCTCACGGGTCTACGCGTTCACCGCCCACGCGACCCGCTGGCACACCGACGTCGACTACCACCCCGACGACGTCCTCCTCTTCGGACCCGAGCCGACCGGGCTTTCCCCCGCGGTGCTGGACCACGAGCGGGTGACCGACCGGCTCCGCATCCCGATGATGGCCGGGCGCCGATCCCTCAACCTGTCGAACTCCGCCGCCGTGGCGACGTACGAGGCGTGGCGGCAACGGGGGTTCCCGGGCGCGCAGTAG
- a CDS encoding SDR family NAD(P)-dependent oxidoreductase, with amino-acid sequence MSDQTMVGRTVLVTGASDGIGAETARVLAGRGATVHVTGRSLDKLRPVAEEVGTEPLAADFSRLDDVRRLAAQVAERVDGLDVLMNNAGGTFAPSKRTHDGHEPNFQVNHLAPFLLTSLLHPQLAARDASLVVNTSSIGNLAGRIVLDDLDYEHRRARELTAYGTGKLMNILFTRGIAERWSGDGVVSVAVHPGPVGSSFGRDSWFVGLVYRSPLKRFATISVPDGAAPLIALAERGPSPDVNGRYFSRFQPDGRENKQASDRGLIDGLWERSSAVVGLT; translated from the coding sequence ATGAGTGATCAGACGATGGTCGGCCGCACGGTCCTGGTGACCGGGGCGAGCGATGGAATCGGTGCCGAGACCGCGCGGGTGCTGGCCGGGCGGGGTGCGACGGTCCACGTGACCGGACGGTCCCTCGACAAGCTGCGACCCGTGGCCGAGGAGGTGGGCACCGAGCCCCTCGCCGCTGACTTCTCGCGGCTGGACGACGTCCGGCGGCTCGCCGCGCAGGTCGCCGAGCGCGTCGACGGACTCGACGTGCTGATGAACAACGCCGGAGGCACGTTCGCGCCGTCGAAGCGGACCCACGACGGCCACGAGCCGAACTTCCAGGTCAACCATCTCGCACCGTTCCTGCTCACCAGCCTGCTCCACCCTCAGCTGGCGGCACGTGATGCGTCGCTCGTCGTGAACACCTCCAGCATCGGCAACCTGGCGGGCAGGATCGTCCTCGACGACCTCGACTACGAGCATCGCCGGGCGCGCGAGCTCACGGCCTACGGCACCGGCAAGCTGATGAACATCCTCTTCACCCGCGGCATCGCGGAGCGGTGGTCCGGAGACGGCGTGGTCTCGGTCGCCGTCCACCCCGGTCCGGTCGGGAGCTCGTTCGGCCGCGACTCGTGGTTCGTCGGTCTCGTCTACCGCTCGCCGCTCAAGCGGTTCGCCACGATCAGCGTGCCCGACGGCGCGGCACCCCTGATCGCCCTGGCCGAGCGCGGGCCCAGCCCGGACGTCAACGGTCGCTACTTCAGCCGCTTCCAGCCCGACGGTCGCGAGAACAAGCAGGCCAGCGACCGTGGCCTCATCGACGGCCTCTGGGAACGATCCTCCGCGGTCGTGGGGCTCACCTGA
- a CDS encoding response regulator, translating into MIRVVVADDQALVRSGFSLILGAEDDIEVVAEAVDGASALAAAREHLPDVVLMDIRMPGMDGIEATGHLTTSPRTANVKVLVLTTFSADDYVVAALRAGASGFVLKDTEPAELARAVRVVAAGDALLAPEVTRQMLVRFAQAERELITLPDLTQREHEVLVAVALGLSNREIADRLVVSYSTVKTHVSHLLTKLGVRDRAQLVMLAHRAGLGG; encoded by the coding sequence ATGATCCGCGTGGTCGTCGCCGACGACCAGGCGCTCGTCCGCTCCGGGTTCTCGCTGATCCTCGGTGCGGAGGACGACATCGAGGTCGTCGCCGAGGCCGTCGACGGTGCGAGCGCGCTCGCGGCAGCCCGGGAGCACCTGCCGGACGTGGTGCTGATGGACATCCGGATGCCGGGGATGGACGGGATCGAGGCGACGGGCCACCTCACCACCAGTCCGCGCACCGCGAACGTCAAGGTGCTGGTGCTGACGACGTTCAGCGCCGACGACTACGTCGTCGCGGCCCTCCGTGCGGGTGCCAGCGGGTTCGTCCTCAAGGACACCGAGCCCGCCGAGCTGGCCCGGGCCGTGCGAGTGGTCGCGGCGGGCGACGCGCTGCTCGCGCCCGAGGTCACCCGGCAGATGCTCGTCCGGTTCGCCCAGGCCGAACGCGAGCTGATCACGCTGCCCGACCTGACCCAACGCGAGCACGAGGTCCTGGTCGCCGTCGCGCTCGGGCTCTCCAACCGGGAGATCGCCGACCGGCTGGTGGTCAGCTACTCGACGGTGAAGACCCACGTCAGCCACCTGCTCACCAAGCTCGGGGTGCGCGACCGGGCCCAGCTCGTCATGCTCGCGCACCGTGCCGGACTCGGCGGCTGA
- a CDS encoding aldo/keto reductase: MKNAHLGDLVVSRIGLGAMTMAGTYTTGGPLDDSESVRAIHRALDLGVTHIDTAEVYGPFHSEELVGRAVKGRRDDVVIATKFGLVQHRGDTRGFGVDSSPANVRAAVEGSLRRLGTDHIDLCYQHRVDPHTPIEETAGAVADLVAEGKVRHFGLSEAAPATIRRAHAVHPVTALQTEYSLWTRDVEDEILPLLRELGIGFVPYSPLGHGLLTGQIRTVDDFGDDDWRKTNPRFTGDNFQRNLALVDEVTAIGAEIGATPAQTALAWLLTRGDDIAPIPGTRRLARVEENTAATDVVLSDDQVQRLEALEPAAGERHDETNMASIDR; this comes from the coding sequence ATGAAGAACGCACACCTCGGCGACCTCGTGGTCTCCCGCATCGGCCTCGGCGCGATGACCATGGCCGGCACCTACACCACCGGCGGTCCGCTCGACGACTCCGAGTCCGTCCGCGCCATCCACCGCGCCCTCGACCTCGGCGTCACGCACATCGACACCGCCGAGGTGTACGGGCCGTTCCACAGCGAGGAGCTCGTCGGACGCGCCGTCAAGGGCCGCCGTGACGACGTCGTCATCGCGACGAAGTTCGGCCTCGTGCAGCACCGCGGCGACACCCGGGGCTTCGGCGTCGACAGCAGTCCCGCCAACGTCCGCGCCGCCGTCGAAGGGTCCCTGCGACGTCTCGGCACCGACCACATCGACCTCTGCTACCAGCACCGAGTCGACCCCCACACGCCCATCGAGGAGACAGCAGGGGCGGTCGCCGACCTCGTGGCCGAGGGCAAGGTCCGACACTTCGGGCTCTCCGAGGCCGCGCCGGCCACGATCCGCCGCGCCCACGCCGTACACCCCGTCACCGCCCTGCAGACCGAGTACTCGCTGTGGACCCGCGACGTCGAGGACGAGATCCTGCCCCTCCTGCGTGAGCTCGGCATCGGCTTCGTGCCGTACTCACCCCTGGGTCACGGGCTGCTCACCGGGCAGATCCGCACCGTCGACGACTTCGGCGACGACGACTGGCGCAAGACCAACCCCCGCTTCACCGGCGACAACTTCCAGCGCAACCTCGCCCTCGTCGACGAGGTCACCGCGATCGGTGCCGAGATCGGTGCCACCCCGGCCCAGACCGCGCTGGCCTGGCTCCTCACCCGGGGCGACGACATCGCCCCCATCCCGGGCACCCGCCGCCTCGCGCGCGTCGAGGAGAACACCGCGGCGACGGACGTCGTCCTCAGCGACGACCAGGTCCAGCGGCTCGAGGCGCTCGAGCCGGCCGCCGGCGAGCGGCACGACGAGACCAACATGGCGTCCATCGACCGCTGA
- a CDS encoding CDP-glycerol glycerophosphotransferase family protein encodes MNDVRVLAYFAGDPTRTYQLVQWLEVLEILDGVHPVGLVLRDPDSADVIGARTRLPVHVAETFADLTETYADLDAAVVLYCNNSPLNFESLVDSRMLHVHVNHGESDKQSMASNNAKAYDRVFVAGDAAVERYVAGLLDFDASKLVRVGRPQLDLPRTPLLAPSSRRTVMYAPTWEGDADYNDYTSIVALGQSIVGAILDVPDVRLVYKPHPKVTTSLTPSVAEAHLAILQLIGDADPGAGHTAVLTGDILAVMPGCDAMVTDVSSVGLDWLYLHTDKPIFVTDPLGDAASLRHQAPISRCADIVDLESIGGLTEFLAERLDHDELRMGRLSMRHHYFDDLQVGDSTGRFLTSVSDLVALRDRLVTGGDTAITA; translated from the coding sequence ATGAACGACGTCCGCGTGCTCGCCTACTTCGCCGGCGACCCGACGCGGACCTACCAGCTCGTGCAGTGGCTCGAGGTGCTCGAGATCCTCGACGGGGTCCACCCCGTCGGCCTGGTCCTGCGCGACCCCGACTCGGCGGACGTCATCGGGGCCCGGACCCGCCTGCCGGTCCACGTGGCCGAGACGTTCGCCGACCTCACCGAGACCTACGCCGACCTCGACGCGGCCGTCGTCCTCTACTGCAACAACTCGCCGCTCAACTTCGAGTCGCTCGTCGACAGCCGGATGCTGCACGTCCACGTCAACCACGGCGAGAGCGACAAGCAGTCCATGGCGAGCAACAACGCCAAGGCCTACGACCGGGTGTTCGTCGCCGGCGACGCCGCCGTGGAGAGGTACGTCGCCGGGCTGCTCGACTTCGACGCGAGCAAGCTGGTGCGGGTCGGGCGCCCGCAGCTCGACCTGCCCCGGACGCCGCTCCTCGCGCCCAGCTCCCGACGTACCGTGATGTACGCCCCCACCTGGGAGGGCGACGCCGACTACAACGACTACACCTCGATCGTCGCGCTCGGGCAGTCGATCGTCGGGGCGATCCTCGACGTCCCGGACGTCCGGCTCGTCTACAAGCCGCACCCCAAGGTCACCACCAGCCTCACCCCCTCGGTCGCCGAGGCGCACCTCGCAATACTGCAGCTGATCGGGGACGCGGACCCCGGCGCCGGCCACACCGCGGTCCTGACCGGCGACATCCTCGCCGTGATGCCCGGCTGCGACGCCATGGTCACCGACGTGTCGTCCGTCGGCCTCGACTGGCTCTACCTCCACACCGACAAGCCGATCTTCGTCACCGACCCGCTGGGCGACGCAGCGTCCCTGCGGCACCAGGCGCCGATCAGCCGCTGCGCCGACATCGTCGACCTCGAGAGCATCGGGGGCCTGACCGAGTTCCTCGCCGAGCGGCTCGACCACGACGAGCTCAGGATGGGCCGCCTGTCCATGAGGCACCACTACTTCGACGACCTCCAGGTCGGCGACAGCACGGGCCGGTTCCTGACCTCGGTGTCCGACCTGGTCGCGCTCCGCGACCGTCTGGTCACTGGCGGCGACACCGCGATCACCGCCTGA
- a CDS encoding resuscitation-promoting factor has product MRATTTPTLFVRPRVAAGIAAVALSLSLVPGSADAQPAREQAPVDVSLEVADQPPVDVATVQKVWPTRLLEAHGVPVSDQDLVAVVRDGRTVSGPSKRLREGDVVRLTQVVKERKVKRVKVRKGTVEVFTTTMKPGKRKVVSTGRAGVRKVVAVRTLHNGDPVKYRVVEKRVVKEPRPRRVLVGREAWSVPGADGLNWGALAGCESGGNPRAVNPAGYYGLYQFDIGTWRSVGGTGVPTSASAAEQTYRAKLLYQQRGRSPWPSCGRLL; this is encoded by the coding sequence GTGCGTGCCACCACCACACCCACCCTGTTCGTACGCCCGCGGGTCGCGGCCGGCATCGCCGCCGTTGCGCTCTCGCTGTCCCTCGTGCCCGGCAGCGCCGATGCGCAGCCCGCGAGGGAGCAGGCACCCGTCGACGTGAGCCTTGAGGTCGCCGACCAGCCGCCGGTCGACGTCGCGACCGTCCAGAAGGTGTGGCCGACCAGGCTGCTCGAGGCGCACGGCGTGCCCGTGAGCGACCAGGACCTCGTCGCCGTCGTCCGCGACGGGCGCACGGTGTCCGGGCCGAGCAAGCGGCTGCGGGAGGGCGACGTCGTACGCCTGACGCAGGTCGTGAAGGAGCGCAAGGTCAAGCGGGTGAAGGTCCGCAAGGGCACCGTCGAGGTGTTCACGACCACGATGAAGCCCGGCAAGCGCAAGGTCGTCAGCACCGGTCGCGCCGGTGTGCGCAAGGTCGTGGCGGTGAGGACGCTCCACAACGGCGACCCCGTGAAGTACCGCGTGGTCGAGAAGAGGGTCGTCAAGGAGCCGCGCCCGCGGCGCGTGCTCGTGGGCCGGGAGGCCTGGTCGGTGCCCGGTGCGGACGGGCTCAACTGGGGAGCGCTCGCGGGCTGCGAGTCCGGCGGCAACCCGCGGGCCGTGAACCCGGCCGGCTACTACGGGCTCTACCAGTTCGACATCGGCACCTGGCGGAGCGTCGGCGGCACGGGCGTCCCCACGTCGGCCTCCGCCGCCGAGCAGACCTACCGCGCCAAGCTGCTCTACCAGCAGCGCGGACGCTCGCCGTGGCCGAGCTGCGGCCGCCTGCTCTGA
- a CDS encoding sensor histidine kinase has protein sequence MRLALDSALAAVCLAVTLVIHLGGSEAVEANRAPDALTVLLTVVAVGSIALRRRYPLAVVVTSLAGVLGLVLVRGAVGTATIGPMIAAYTAVAWGTSSHARQSVGVVVAALLLTGVMDPVDLSPAGALLNGAAFAGVVLLGTTSRARRERADAAVQTAEQRVTVERERANAERERSARAATEERLRITRELHDVLGHAMSVMVVQAGAAGRLLDADDAVRARTAVAEIERTGRRSMAEMRQLLGVLRDDEPGDGASPRSPAPTLTDMAALARRVGEAGLPTTLTVSGDPDAVPAGVGLAAYRIVQEALTNSLKHSGAGSATVAVSCEPSGLRIEVADDGHGTREGRPTGQGGHGLAGMRERVAIYGGDLVLDSSSAGFRVRATFPAAEPA, from the coding sequence ATGCGCCTCGCCCTCGACTCCGCCCTCGCTGCCGTGTGCCTGGCGGTCACGCTCGTCATCCACCTGGGCGGGTCCGAGGCGGTGGAGGCGAACCGCGCCCCCGACGCCCTCACGGTGCTGCTGACCGTGGTGGCCGTCGGGTCCATCGCACTGCGCCGGCGCTACCCGCTGGCTGTCGTGGTCACCTCGCTGGCAGGCGTCCTGGGTCTGGTGCTCGTCCGGGGTGCCGTGGGTACGGCGACGATCGGTCCGATGATCGCCGCCTACACCGCGGTGGCCTGGGGCACCTCCTCGCACGCCAGGCAGTCGGTCGGTGTCGTCGTCGCCGCGCTGCTGCTGACGGGGGTGATGGACCCGGTGGACCTCAGCCCGGCCGGCGCGTTGCTCAACGGTGCCGCCTTCGCGGGCGTGGTCCTGCTCGGCACCACCAGCCGTGCGCGCCGGGAGCGTGCCGACGCAGCCGTCCAGACCGCCGAGCAGCGCGTCACCGTGGAACGCGAACGAGCCAACGCCGAGCGTGAGCGCTCGGCACGGGCCGCGACCGAGGAGCGGCTGCGGATCACGCGCGAGCTGCACGACGTGCTCGGCCACGCGATGAGCGTGATGGTCGTCCAGGCCGGTGCCGCCGGGCGGTTGCTCGACGCCGACGACGCCGTACGCGCCCGGACGGCGGTCGCCGAGATCGAGCGAACCGGCCGACGGTCGATGGCCGAGATGCGTCAGCTGCTCGGAGTCCTGCGCGACGACGAGCCCGGAGACGGAGCGTCCCCCCGGTCACCGGCGCCCACCCTGACCGACATGGCAGCCCTCGCCCGGAGGGTCGGTGAGGCCGGGCTGCCGACCACGCTGACCGTCTCGGGAGACCCGGACGCCGTGCCGGCGGGCGTGGGGCTCGCGGCCTACCGGATCGTGCAGGAGGCGCTGACCAACAGCCTCAAGCACTCGGGCGCCGGGTCCGCCACGGTGGCGGTCAGCTGCGAGCCGTCGGGCCTGAGGATCGAGGTCGCCGACGACGGGCACGGCACTCGCGAGGGCCGTCCGACCGGCCAGGGCGGTCACGGACTGGCCGGGATGCGCGAGCGCGTCGCCATCTACGGCGGCGACCTGGTGCTCGACTCGTCGTCCGCCGGGTTCCGCGTCCGCGCGACCTTCCCCGCAGCCGAGCCCGCATGA
- a CDS encoding helix-turn-helix transcriptional regulator: MTAPGPSPRDAARAEIREFLSTRRARITPEQAGLPSYGGDRRRVPGLRREETALLVGVSPQYYVRLERGNATGVSEGVIDGIAHALRLDDAERAHLLDLFRTAGTPNRAARRPRPSVDRVRPTVQVLLDGMPTVPAVVLSGRLDVLATNGLGRALFHPFYDTDEPVNSARLVFLDPRAPALFREWEVVANDTVALLRAEAGRDPYDRRLSALVGELSMRSEDFRTRWAAHDVRIHSTGVKKLRHPVVGDLDLPFESLPLEAGSTTSLVTYLPEPGSASHDALVILANWAATGVGPSPASPVHRADDPR; this comes from the coding sequence ATGACCGCACCCGGACCGTCCCCACGCGACGCTGCTCGCGCAGAGATCCGGGAGTTCCTCAGCACCCGTCGGGCCAGGATCACCCCGGAGCAGGCGGGCCTTCCGTCCTACGGCGGCGATCGGCGCCGGGTCCCGGGGCTCCGCCGGGAGGAGACCGCACTACTTGTCGGGGTGTCTCCGCAGTACTACGTGCGCCTGGAGCGCGGCAACGCGACAGGCGTGTCGGAGGGCGTGATCGACGGCATCGCGCACGCGCTGCGCCTCGACGACGCCGAGCGGGCGCACCTGCTCGACCTGTTCCGCACCGCGGGCACGCCGAACCGCGCAGCGCGGCGACCCCGCCCGAGCGTCGACCGGGTCCGGCCCACGGTGCAGGTCCTGCTCGACGGCATGCCGACCGTGCCGGCCGTCGTTCTCAGCGGACGACTCGACGTGCTCGCCACCAACGGGCTCGGCCGGGCGTTGTTCCACCCGTTCTACGACACCGACGAACCGGTGAACAGCGCCCGTCTCGTCTTCCTCGACCCCCGAGCACCGGCACTGTTCCGCGAGTGGGAGGTCGTGGCCAACGACACCGTCGCGCTCCTGCGTGCGGAAGCCGGGCGGGATCCCTACGACCGCCGTCTGTCGGCACTGGTGGGTGAGCTGTCCATGCGCAGCGAGGACTTCCGGACCCGGTGGGCCGCCCACGACGTCCGCATCCACAGCACGGGCGTCAAGAAGCTCCGACATCCCGTCGTCGGCGACCTCGACCTGCCCTTCGAGTCCCTGCCCCTCGAGGCCGGGTCCACCACCAGCCTGGTCACCTACCTGCCCGAACCGGGCAGCGCCTCCCACGACGCGCTCGTCATCCTCGCCAACTGGGCCGCGACCGGCGTCGGACCCTCGCCCGCGAGTCCGGTGCATCGCGCGGACGACCCCCGTTGA